Proteins encoded within one genomic window of Mesorhizobium sp. AR10:
- a CDS encoding CoA-binding protein, translated as MNHDTYDNAYITGILNSVKTIAMVGASANDVRPSYFVLKYLLGKGFFVFPINPGQAGKEILGRMTYARLADIPEPIDMVDVFRGAAAVPGIVDDVLRLDPLPKVIWMQLGVRHDEAAARAEAIGIKVVMNRCPKIEYGKLSGEIGWTGVNSGVLSSKKPLMRPGFQSFGVRQK; from the coding sequence ATGAATCACGACACCTACGACAATGCCTATATCACCGGCATCCTCAATTCGGTGAAGACCATCGCCATGGTCGGCGCATCGGCCAACGATGTGCGGCCGAGCTATTTCGTGCTGAAATATCTGCTGGGCAAGGGATTTTTTGTGTTTCCGATCAACCCCGGCCAGGCCGGCAAGGAAATCCTCGGCCGGATGACCTATGCAAGGCTTGCCGACATTCCGGAGCCGATCGACATGGTCGACGTCTTTCGCGGGGCGGCAGCAGTCCCCGGCATCGTCGACGACGTGTTGCGGCTCGACCCGCTGCCGAAAGTCATCTGGATGCAGCTTGGCGTACGCCATGACGAGGCGGCTGCGCGCGCCGAAGCCATCGGCATCAAGGTGGTGATGAACCGCTGTCCGAAGATCGAATATGGCAAGCTGTCGGGCGAGATCGGCTGGACCGGAGTCAATTCCGGTGTGCTGTCGTCGAAAAAGCCGCTGATGCGGCCGGGATTCCAGAGCTTCGGCGTTCGCCAAAAATAG
- a CDS encoding transporter substrate-binding domain-containing protein, with amino-acid sequence MTFAFLQEPPFCFTDASGNLSGCDATLAQKVYQALGLEAFSPIETEFAKLLPGLVEGRWDMTTGLFISDERKKLVDFTRPIWVLQDGLLVAKGNPREIRGYRSIAGDQAALIGVISGQVQHQTALQNGVPPERIRILATQAEAAEAVAAGVVHAYASVALAHRGYLSRRPDALLAVVDVPTAEKQPAAGFRSRQGQNGPAPARRCMPQ; translated from the coding sequence ATGACATTCGCTTTTTTGCAGGAGCCGCCCTTCTGTTTTACCGACGCATCCGGAAATCTCTCAGGTTGCGACGCCACACTCGCGCAAAAGGTCTACCAGGCGCTGGGGCTGGAAGCGTTTTCGCCCATCGAGACCGAATTCGCCAAATTGCTTCCCGGATTGGTCGAAGGCCGGTGGGATATGACCACCGGTCTGTTCATTTCGGACGAACGCAAGAAGCTTGTCGACTTCACGCGGCCGATCTGGGTGCTGCAGGACGGGTTGCTGGTTGCCAAAGGCAATCCGCGCGAAATCCGGGGCTATCGTTCCATCGCCGGCGACCAGGCAGCCTTGATCGGCGTCATATCAGGCCAGGTTCAACATCAGACAGCCTTGCAAAATGGCGTTCCGCCCGAGCGGATAAGGATACTCGCCACGCAAGCGGAGGCGGCGGAGGCCGTCGCTGCCGGCGTGGTTCATGCCTATGCGAGTGTCGCCCTGGCCCATCGCGGCTATCTGAGCCGGCGACCCGATGCGCTTCTTGCAGTCGTCGATGTTCCGACAGCCGAAAAACAGCCGGCCGCCGGCTTTCGCTCTCGCCAAGGGCAAAACGGCCCTGCGCCAGCGCGTCGATGCATGCCTCAATGA
- a CDS encoding O-acetylhomoserine aminocarboxypropyltransferase, whose amino-acid sequence MTRTPGFNTLAVHAGAKPDPATGARATPIYQTTSFVFDDADHAASLFGLKAFGNIYTRIMNPTQAVLEERIAALEGGTAALAVASGHAAQVLVFHNLMQPGDNFVAATRLYGGSINQFGHAFKNFGWEVRWADTNDISTFESQIDDRTKAIFIESLANPGGVFVDIEKIGDIARKHGLPLIVDNTLASPYLVRPIEHGADIVVHSLTKFIGGHGNSIGGAIVDGGTFDWSKSGKYPMLSEPRPEYGGIVLHETFGNFAFAIAARVLGLRDIGPAISPFNAFLILTGLETLPLRMQRHCDNAVTVAGWLSNHPKVAWVSYPGLPSDNNNALQKKYSPLGAGAVFTFGLKGGYAAGIKFVEALELFSHLANVGDTKSLVIHPASTTHRQLSDEQKVTAGAGPDTVRLSVGIEDVNDIVADLEQALAKV is encoded by the coding sequence ATGACCCGCACGCCTGGTTTCAACACTCTGGCCGTCCATGCCGGCGCCAAGCCGGATCCGGCCACCGGCGCGCGTGCCACGCCGATCTACCAGACGACCTCCTTTGTTTTCGACGATGCCGACCATGCCGCCTCGCTGTTCGGGCTGAAGGCCTTCGGCAACATCTATACCCGCATCATGAATCCGACGCAGGCAGTGCTGGAGGAGCGCATCGCCGCACTCGAAGGCGGCACGGCGGCTCTGGCCGTCGCCTCCGGCCATGCCGCACAGGTGTTGGTATTCCACAATCTGATGCAGCCAGGCGATAATTTCGTCGCTGCGACAAGGCTTTACGGCGGCTCGATCAACCAGTTTGGCCATGCCTTCAAGAATTTCGGCTGGGAGGTGCGCTGGGCTGACACCAACGATATCTCGACCTTCGAAAGCCAGATCGACGACAGGACAAAGGCGATCTTCATCGAGAGCCTGGCAAATCCCGGCGGCGTCTTCGTCGACATCGAGAAGATCGGTGACATCGCCCGCAAACACGGTCTGCCGCTGATCGTCGACAACACGCTGGCCTCGCCCTATCTGGTGCGGCCGATCGAGCATGGCGCCGACATCGTCGTGCATTCGCTGACCAAGTTCATCGGCGGCCATGGCAATTCGATCGGCGGCGCCATTGTCGACGGCGGCACCTTCGACTGGTCGAAGTCGGGCAAGTACCCGATGCTGTCGGAGCCGCGCCCCGAATATGGCGGCATTGTCCTGCACGAAACCTTCGGCAATTTCGCCTTCGCCATTGCCGCGCGTGTGCTCGGCCTGCGCGACATCGGCCCGGCGATTTCGCCGTTCAATGCGTTCCTGATCCTGACCGGTCTCGAAACCTTGCCACTGCGTATGCAGCGCCACTGCGACAATGCGGTGACCGTCGCTGGCTGGCTCTCCAATCATCCGAAGGTTGCCTGGGTGTCCTATCCAGGCCTGCCCAGCGACAATAACAATGCGCTGCAGAAGAAATACTCGCCGCTTGGCGCGGGTGCGGTGTTCACCTTCGGTCTGAAGGGCGGCTATGCGGCCGGCATCAAGTTCGTCGAGGCGCTGGAATTGTTCTCCCACCTTGCCAATGTCGGCGACACCAAGTCACTGGTCATCCACCCGGCGTCGACCACGCACCGTCAGCTTTCCGACGAGCAGAAGGTCACAGCCGGGGCGGGACCTGACACGGTCAGGCTTTCCGTCGGCATCGAAGATGTCAACGACATCGTCGCCGATCTGGAACAGGCCCTCGCCAAGGTCTGA
- a CDS encoding cupin domain-containing protein, with protein sequence MTAPNFLFVGIDGVEPELGAPAPDRLIAGDPKFRTWNVEERDGGLYAGIWEATPGKWRIEYDEWEFCHILSGVSVITDEGGEARTVRTGDSFVLRPGFRGSWEVLETTRKEYVIKL encoded by the coding sequence ATGACCGCGCCGAATTTTCTCTTCGTCGGTATCGATGGTGTCGAACCGGAACTTGGTGCGCCGGCGCCGGATCGGCTGATTGCAGGCGATCCGAAGTTCCGTACCTGGAATGTCGAGGAACGCGACGGCGGGCTCTATGCCGGCATCTGGGAAGCCACGCCGGGCAAATGGCGCATCGAATATGACGAGTGGGAGTTTTGCCACATCCTGTCAGGTGTCTCGGTGATCACAGACGAGGGCGGCGAGGCCCGCACCGTCAGGACCGGCGACAGCTTTGTGCTCAGGCCCGGCTTCAGGGGCAGTTGGGAAGTGCTTGAAACGACTCGCAAGGAATATGTGATCAAGCTCTGA